The Thermosinus carboxydivorans Nor1 DNA segment GCGATGACCGGTCTGGCACTGGACGGTTGGTAAGCCAGCTTTTGCTGGAGTTGGATAACTTAATGGATAATGCCAATGTAATTGTGATTGGCGCAACCAACCGGCCAGATATGCTTGATCCGGCGCTGCTGAGAGCCGGTCGCTTCGACTATCGCATCGAACTGCCCAAACCGAATGTTAGTGAGCGGCTGGAAATATTCAAAATTCATACCGAAGGAGTTATGTTGGCAGCCGATGTGGATTTGTCCATTTTGGCCGAGCAAACCAATGGTCTGGTAGGATCGGATATTGAGGCCATTTGCAAACACGCCACCCTGGCGGCAATCAAGCGCTTTGTCGCCGCCGGACATCAACCGGGCGAGACCGGGCTGGCGGTGCAGGCGGCTGATTTCGCCGAAGCCATACATGAAGTAGCAGGTTATTCAGGGATTTCATTAAGTGGGGGTGATGGGCCAAAAGTAGCGTAGCGCATTTTGCGATTAATTAAATTAATCCAAAGTAACGAAAAAGGAGGAGAAAAAATGACACTGGCAGTTGCTATTGACCCTAAAATGCTGGAAGTCACTGTTTGGACCAGGGGTGTCACGCTTGCTAAAGAGGCCCGTGATACCGTGACATTGCTTGCCAAAGCCGGCAAACTGGAAGGTAAATATGTTCAATCGTTTGACAACTATGTTGATCTTCCTGACCGTATCAATGTTCCGGTAAAAAGCTACGCCCGGTTAAGTCCGGAACCAATTGAAACTTTCTATGAGTATGAGAATCATCGTCCTGATATTGTGGTTCTTGCTGAGGAAACATTAGTTAAAGGCAATGCAATTTTGCAAGGTGCGAAACCGGGATGTATTGTCGTCATTAATACGGCGCGGGATCCCAAATCGCTGGTTAAGTGGATCGCGCCTAAGGAAAATCTCAAAAACGTAAAGGCAGTTGCTTGCATCGATGCAAACGCTTTGGGCGCTGGTATTACCTTGACATTTGATGGTACCGAAGGTTCGGGCGATGATACCAAGATCGGTGCCGGCGTAGGTGCGGCTATTGCCGGCGCAGTGGCCAGAGCTTCGGGCTGTGTCAGCCTAGAGTCCCTGGTAGCAGTTGCTGAGAATAAAGAAGCCGTGAAGAAAGGCTATGAAAGTGTGAAAATTTATAATCTTTAAAGTTGGGCTTCGGTTTGGTTTAGCAGATATTCTAAGGAGGTGCAAATATGTCCAAGGTTTATAAACAAGTGCCGTTTGCGGCGATAGTACCTTCCCCGAAGACAGAAAATGAAAGCATGGTAACAGGAAACTGGCGTTACCTCCGTCCGGTACTGGATAAGGGGTTGTGCACGGAATGCAAAACATGCTGGATTTTCTGTCCGGATGCCTGCGTCAACTATAGCGCCGATGAGGGGATTAGCTTTAACCTGAAGTATTGCAAAGGCTGCGGTATCTGCAGCAACGTTTGCCCTGTCGGGGCGATCAGTAGAGTGCCGGAACTGGATTTTGATGAGTAAGGAGTGAAGAAGATGCCGATCAAGAAAAGAGGTACAGGTTTGACCGCAGTTGCTGATGCTTGGCAACTCGCCGATATTGATGTTACTGCGTCTTATCCGATTAGACCGTATACGGCAGTAATGGCTGAAGTGGCAAAACGTATCGCTAACGGGCAAATGAAGTGCGAAATGGTTCACGGCGAAGGCGAACATGCTCAGTTTAGCATCGCGCATGGCGCATCGATGGCAGGTGCGCGTGCTACCACTGGTTCTTCGGGCGTTGGCGTAACCTATGCTTTTGAAACATATTCCCCGATTGCGGGCGGAAGATGCCCAATTCAAGCACTCATTGCCGACCGTACGCTTGACCCCCCTGGCGACTTCGGTTCTGAGCATACCGACTGCTTAACCCTGCGGGATAATGGCTGGATCTATGGTTGGGCGCAAGACGCGCAAGAGGCATTAGACAACAGCCTTATGTATTTCCGCATCGGCGAAGATCCGGAAATCATGCTTCCGCAGATTGTTGCGATGGACGGTTACTTTGTCACTCATATCACTCAAGAGTATGAAATGCCTGACCAAGAGCAAGTTGACAAATTCTTGCCGCCATTTAAGCCCCAGTTTCGTCTTGATGTGAACAATCCGGTTATCATGGGTCCGCAGATTGAGCCGGAAATGGGACCGCCGCTTGAGTGGGATCGGGCCGTTGTTATGCAAAAAGTTAAAGAAAAAATCGTTCAAGTAACGGAAGAGTTTGCCCAGATTTTCGGTCGCAGATACGCGCCATTTGTTGAAGAATACATGACTGAAGATGCTGACATGGTGTTCCTTCTCCAGGGTGCTCATGCGGTTACTTGTCGCAGTGCCATCAAGTATCTCCGTCAAGCCGGGTATAAAGTTGGGATGTGCCGACTGCGCTGGTTCCGCCCGTTCCCCGATGATGCCCTGAAACAAATTCTGCCGAAGTTTAAAGTTGTTGGCGTAATTGATACCAATACTTCGTACGGTGCGGCTGGCGGCGGCGGAGTTCTGCTCGTGGAAACTCGGGCGTCCGTGTCCGAACTTAAGAATAAGCCGCTAATTCAAGGGTTTACCTCCGGCCTGGGCGGCGAAACCATTACTCACGAAGAATTCTTCAAGATGGCCGAAATGATGAAGATGACGCTCGAAGCTGGGGAGATTATCCAGGATTCGACTTGGGTCAACTTTAACGATTACAACCAAGGTTCAGCCGAAATTAATGCCGCTAAAAAAGAAGTGGCTCCGTCCAAAAAGTAACAAAGGAGGAACAGACAATGGCAGTAGCCGAAACTATAAAGTCAATCGCTCAGGCGCCTGCAGAGGAGTATTATCTCCCCGGACATCGGACCTGTGCAGGCTGCGGTCCGGCCCTTGCGTATCGCCTTATTGCCAAGGCGGCAGGTAAAAACACCATATTTATTGGGCCAACCGGCTGTATGTATGTTGCCAATACCAGTTATGCTTGTGGCCCTTGGGCCGTTCCTTGGACGCACGCGCAAATCACCAACGGGGGCGCCGTGGCCTCCGGGATTGAAGCAGCGTTCAAAATGATGATCAAAAAAGGTAAAATTAAGGACGAATTCCCCAATATCATCGTTATGGCCGGTGACGGTGGCGCCATTGACATTGGCCTGCAAGCGGCTTCGGCGATGATGTATCGCGGACATGATGTTCTGTTTATTATGTATGATAACGAGTCTTATGCCAATACCGGCATTCAGACTTCGCCTTCCACTCCATACGGGGCGACGACCATGTTTACTCCGGCCGGGCCGGAGATTCCTGAGGCGAAGAAATTCTTCCCCAAAGATCCGATGGCAATCTTCTGCGGCGGCGGTCATCCCGAAGTTAAGTACGGCGCTACCGCATCGGTAGCTTATCCGGTCGACCTGATGAACAAAGTCCGTAAAGGGCTTGCTTATGAGGGGCCAGCATTCCTGCATGTGCAATGCCCGTGTCCAAAAGGCTGGACCTTCCCGGCTGATAAGACCGTTGAAATCGGCAAGCTGGCTGTAGAAACCGGTATGTGGTTCATTTATGAAATCGAGAATGGCGTGAAGAAGTTTAATATTATGCCGAAGAAGCTCAAGCCGGTTGAAGAATACCTGCAAGCACAAGGACGCTTCAGTCACCTCCAGCCGGAGCATGTCGCCAAGTTGCAGGAATGGGTTAATGCCAAAGCCCAGTTCCTTGGCGCCGAAGTGACGTTGCCGCCCGTCAAGTAATAGCCACTTGAGAGCTCCTGGTTCCTGAGGTTATGAACAAAAGGAACCAGGGGCTTCCTCTTGTCTGAGCGGTTACAATCAGCAAGGCTAAATGGGAGGAGACCAATTTATGGATAAAGGTGTAGTTTTAACCTTTGCCAATTGGCTGCTAGCTTTCCTGCCCATCTTTGTACTGCTAATGACGATACTGTTATTCAAATGGGGTGCGCCTAAATCGGGGGCGATATCCTGGTTCGTAGCGGTTATTATCGGCATCTTCGCGTTTGGAGCGGATACGCGGCTGCTTGCGCTTGCAAATAGCAAAGGTCTGAGTTTATCGCTTTATGTATTGCTAATTATCTGGGGCGCCGTTTTTCTCTATAATATGGTAGAAAAGATTGGTGCAGTAAAGGTAATTGGCGATACCATGACTAAGATTACGGAAGACAGACTGCTGCAGTGTTTGTTAATGGCTTGGTGTTTTGCATCTTTCATGCAGGGCATCGCCGGTTTCGGGGTGCCGGTAGCGGTGGTTGCACCGATCATGGTGGTGATGGGGTTTTCGCCAGCGGTAGCGGCAGCAACCTGCCTGGTTGGGCACTCGTGGTCTATTTCATTTGGCTCAATGGGATCGTCCTATTATACCATTCAGCTGGTTACTAAAATTCCGGGCGAAATCATTGGTCCATGGATGGCGGTACTGTTTACCGTGCCGATTTTTGCCACCGGTTTCGCCGTGGCCCATATCTATGGTGGTTTATCTGCAGTAAAACGCGGTGCTCCAGCTATCATCGTTACTAGCGTGGTCATGGCATTTATGTGTTGGTTGATGAACCGCATCGGGGCTGCGCAATTAGCTACGCTGATACCAGCCTTGTGCGGATGTGGCACCATTGCTGCTATGGCTCGCACCGGCTTTTACCGGAGCGATTTAACGGTGGAGGAACTGGCTCACCAGAACGCACCAAAGTCGATGGGTTTTCACCTTGCCTTTGCGCCGTATTATATCCTCATCCTGCTGTCCATTTTGTCGCAAATAAAGGACATCGCAAAAATATTTGCGCCATATACCTGGGGGCTGGACTATCCGGCAATCCAGACTGCGTTCGGCTTTGTGGTGAAGGCGGAAAAAATGTATTCGCGTATCAATGTTTTGACGCACCCGGCGCCGTTATTGTTAGCGGCCGCTATTCTTGGCTATTTGGTATTTAAGTCTGCAGGAAAATGGAAACCAGGTGCGGCCATTGATGCGCTAAAAAGCACCTTTACCCAGTGTGTACCGACCAGTATTGGGATTATTACCATGGTTATGATGGCGCTGATTATGAACGATACCGGTATGACCAACTTGCTGGCTCAAGGTATGGCCAAGGCTACCGGCATATTGTTCCCCATCTTTTCGCCTTTCATTGGTGTTCTGGGGGCATTTTTGACAGGGAGCAATACTAACTCTAACGTAATGTTTGGCGCTTTGCAGGTGGAAACTGCCAAAGTTTTGGGCATTAGTACCGTGATTATGGCGGCCGTTCAGTCGGTGGGGGGATCGGTGGGGTGTTCGATTGCTCCGTCGAAGGTGCTTATCGGTACTGCTACGGTCGGACTTGACGGCCGTGAAAGCGAGGTTATGTACCGGACCATTCCATACTGTGCGGTAATAGCACTGCTTGTCGGCATTAATGCATGGCTGTTTGCCTACGTATTCTTTAGGAGCCTGCCTTAGGCGCAAAGGAGGAAAGGGGTATGACGGCAAATCCGACATCTGGCAGTGGTTCTAAGCCAGTGCCGTGGGGCAAAAAATACCGAACACCACTAATGAATACTGCTTTTTGGTTGTTCTGGATAGCGTTCCCACTTGCATACTTTGGCGGTGTCCAAAAAAACAGTTTTTTCATTACTTTATCATTGGTTCTGTTTTGTATTGCTTGTGTGATACCGTTGATTACTAAGAAATAGTGAAAGGGGATCCGTATTGCTCACGCACATACGGATCCCTGAATTTACAATTTTAGCAGGAGGGGTAACATGCGGCTATTACTGGTTGGTGGCGCGGGGGAAATCGGACGCTATCTAGCTGAGTATTACTTGCGTCTGGGGTATGAGGTGGTAATTTATGATCGTGCGGCCAACCCTCAGATGACGCGGGCAGGAATTACTTTAATTAAAGGTGAATTGGAAAATAAAGACCTTTTGCAGAATATTGTGCCTGGCTGTGATGTAGTAGTACATCTGGCGTGGAGTTTTGCTGATACTGCTGCGGTGCTTTTTCGCAGCGATCTTGGCGGACATATTAACCTCTTGGAAGTGGCCGCTACTGCCCGGGTTCGGCATTTCATTTACGCCAGTACGGCCGCTGTATATGGCAGTCCCCGTACTGAACCGGTAACTGAGGACCATCCCTGCTTGGTGCAGTTGGCGCGTAAACCGCTGTATGCTTTGGCGAAATTTACTGCCGAGCAGCTTTGTCATATTTATAGTGCCGAAAAAGGGTTGCCTGTTACCATTTTGCGCTTTTGGTGGGCTTTCGGTGAAACCATTGGCGGTAAGCATCTTCGCAATATCGTGCGGGCGGCGGCAAATAATGAACCGATCCAGCTTGTACCCGGTTCTGGTGGTTGTTTTGTCACGATGGAGGATTTGGCAGAAGCTATCATGCTGGCTGTGCGTAATGGCACCGCTAGCAGCGAGGTTTTCAATATTGGCAGTTTGTTTTTGTCGTGGTCGGAAATAGCGGCGATGATTATTGCTATTACCGGCTCTCGGTCGCCGCTAGTCGAAGTTGCCGGCAGTGAATGGTCGGGTCCGGCATTTTTGCAAGAAAGATGGGTGTTAAGTTGGGCTAAGGCAACGCATGCTCTGGGTTACCACCCCCGGCGTACCGAGGCTGCCATGCGGGATATGTTGCAGCAGGCGCTCGTTCGGTGTTGCCGTGAAGTGACGGGCACGTTTAATCCATAGTCTGTCGAGGAGGGGGGAGCAATGGCAATTATATCAGGGATTGTTTACTGCTGCCGCTATATTAAAAACGAATGGTTCTGTACAAGTGGTTTGCAGCTACCGTCATTGCATGAAGGCGTGACTATATTTTTAAGCGCCAGTATTGGTATCGGGACAATAACTTATCTGGCCATGGAATTTAGCGTACCGGTGTTGGTGGCATCTTTTGGCGCGTCGGCCTGTATTATTTTTTGTGTTCCTGCGGCGCCGTTCGCCCAACCCCGTAGCGTGATCGGCGGACACACCATTGCCGCTACGGTTGGGATTATTATGTATGTTGTATTGGGATCGACCTGGTATGCGGCAGCTTTCAGTGTCGGTGGGGCTATTGTCGCCATGCTTTATAGCCGGACGCTCCATCCGCCGGCGGCGGCTACTGCCCTTATTGCCGTGGTAACCGGACAAAGCGTTTGGTACCCGTTGTGTCCGGTCGCGTTGGGGTCAACGATCTTAGTGCTTGTGGGAAAGATGTTGAACAGGCTGATGCCGAAACTTATGGGGACAATAGTTTTTCCCCGCAAAGCTTGTGAATGATGAGGTGGCGACAAGCCAGCAGATTGAGCAATTGAGCATAGGTATTTTCAATCAGTGAGATACATATTGTGCTAGGGGGGCCGGAAAAGGCCGGCTGAGATATAGATCCGCTAAATCTATGACCCTGTAACCTGATCTGGGTAATGCCAGCGTAGGGAAAGCTCCGAAACTTGTGGTTTCGTGCAGCGCGTCCTTACGGGGGGCGCTTTTTTGGTTATTCAAATCGGCGATAACCATCTTGTCAACTGGATGCATAACAATTCTAACAGAAAGTAGGTATATTTTTATGAACGAAAGCAACACGTTGAAGTTTCGCCATTACTTGTTATTATGGTTCGGCGCTGCCGTTTCGGTGGCCGAAATTCTTGCCGGCGGGCTGCTGGTGCCGTTAGGCTTTACTACTGGCAGCACCGCTATCTTGCTGGGACATCTTATTGGGACCACGTTGTTAGTAATGGGAGGCATCATTGGCACGCGGGAACGTATTCCGGCGATTGAGTCTACTCGTATTTCCTTTGGCGCGTACGGATCGCTTCTTTTTGCCGGTTTGAATGTCTTACAGCTGATAGGCTGGACGGCTATTATGATTATTTCCGCCGCCAAGTCGGCCAACGAAATAACCAAAATGCTTTGGCAGTTTGATCAGCTCACTTTATGGTGTCTGGTCATTGGTGGCCTCATTTTTTTGTGGATTGTTCTCGGCCGGGAAGGTGGTTGGAAACTAATCAACATGGCAGCAGTATTGCTGTTATTTGGCCTGACAATTATGCTAAGTGCCATGGTCTTTAAGGATACAAATGTTTTTGCCAAGGCACCGGCGGGCGGGATGCTGTTTAGCGAAGGGGTAGAGCTAAGTGTTGTTATGCCGTTATCCTGGTTACCGCTTATTGCCGACTATACCCGCTTTGCGGACAATGCGAAAAAAGCTGCTTGGGGAAGTTGGCTCGGATATTTTTTTGGTAGCTGCTGGATGTATCTTATCGGCCTTGCTGCCGCGATCAGCACCGGTAAGGCCGATCCCGCCGACATAATGCTGGCCGCCAACCTGGGGCTTGCGGCCCTGGGAATTATTGTTTTGTCTACGGTTACTACTACTTTTATGGATGCTTATTCGGCCGGAGTGAGTTTTATCAACTTTCGACCCGGTCTTAACGAAAAACTGGTGGCGCTTGTGGTAACGGTTGTCGGCACTTTGTTGGCACTGGTAGCGGATATAGAACAATATGAAGCTTTCCTCCTGACGATCGGTTCGGTCTTTGCCCCGCTGTTCGCCATTGTGCTTACTGACTATTTCATTCTCAAAAACCGGGTGATTAATCCGCAATTACTGGTCAACTGGGGAGCATTAACCGTCTGGGCGGTAGGGGTAGCATTGTATTACTGGTTCCTTAAGCTTGACCTGGTATTGGGGGCGACTATCCCGGTAATGATTGTTACCGGTCTGCTCTATCGTGTGGCAAGTAGGTATATTGATAAATGGGTTTATTGCAAAAAAGCGCCTAATCCCTGTTGTGGATAAGTGGAAAATAGCAAGTTGGTTTACCAGGCAACCAACATAAAAGGAGTATGCCGATCAGCATCACGGTGCTGCCGACAGTGATGGCTGCTGTTAACGAACCGGTGGCACCCAGTAAATAGCCAGAAATGCTCACAAGGCCATTAACGTCATGATTTCCATTAATCGCTAGGGTGCGTGTCCGGCACGAAGCCATATGGCTCAAATGGTCTTGACTGGTTTTTGATACCATAGTAGAATAGACTTAGCCCCCCGGGGAGGGGGAGAAAGGGGTGTATCAATGACTTGGAAAATAAGCGATAAAGCGCTAAGTTTTATCAAAGAACAAGATGGCGTAGTTACTGTTAAAATGGAACAAAAAATGAGCTTTGGCTGAGGGGGTCCAAGGGTTACGACCTACCCGTCCGTGCGATTGGGGAAAC contains these protein-coding regions:
- a CDS encoding HPP family protein, which gives rise to MAIISGIVYCCRYIKNEWFCTSGLQLPSLHEGVTIFLSASIGIGTITYLAMEFSVPVLVASFGASACIIFCVPAAPFAQPRSVIGGHTIAATVGIIMYVVLGSTWYAAAFSVGGAIVAMLYSRTLHPPAAATALIAVVTGQSVWYPLCPVALGSTILVLVGKMLNRLMPKLMGTIVFPRKACE
- a CDS encoding 4Fe-4S binding protein; translation: MSKVYKQVPFAAIVPSPKTENESMVTGNWRYLRPVLDKGLCTECKTCWIFCPDACVNYSADEGISFNLKYCKGCGICSNVCPVGAISRVPELDFDE
- a CDS encoding oxalate oxidoreductase subunit delta, which codes for MTLAVAIDPKMLEVTVWTRGVTLAKEARDTVTLLAKAGKLEGKYVQSFDNYVDLPDRINVPVKSYARLSPEPIETFYEYENHRPDIVVLAEETLVKGNAILQGAKPGCIVVINTARDPKSLVKWIAPKENLKNVKAVACIDANALGAGITLTFDGTEGSGDDTKIGAGVGAAIAGAVARASGCVSLESLVAVAENKEAVKKGYESVKIYNL
- a CDS encoding oxalate oxidoreductase subunit alpha, yielding MPIKKRGTGLTAVADAWQLADIDVTASYPIRPYTAVMAEVAKRIANGQMKCEMVHGEGEHAQFSIAHGASMAGARATTGSSGVGVTYAFETYSPIAGGRCPIQALIADRTLDPPGDFGSEHTDCLTLRDNGWIYGWAQDAQEALDNSLMYFRIGEDPEIMLPQIVAMDGYFVTHITQEYEMPDQEQVDKFLPPFKPQFRLDVNNPVIMGPQIEPEMGPPLEWDRAVVMQKVKEKIVQVTEEFAQIFGRRYAPFVEEYMTEDADMVFLLQGAHAVTCRSAIKYLRQAGYKVGMCRLRWFRPFPDDALKQILPKFKVVGVIDTNTSYGAAGGGGVLLVETRASVSELKNKPLIQGFTSGLGGETITHEEFFKMAEMMKMTLEAGEIIQDSTWVNFNDYNQGSAEINAAKKEVAPSKK
- the cytX gene encoding putative hydroxymethylpyrimidine transporter CytX, coding for MNESNTLKFRHYLLLWFGAAVSVAEILAGGLLVPLGFTTGSTAILLGHLIGTTLLVMGGIIGTRERIPAIESTRISFGAYGSLLFAGLNVLQLIGWTAIMIISAAKSANEITKMLWQFDQLTLWCLVIGGLIFLWIVLGREGGWKLINMAAVLLLFGLTIMLSAMVFKDTNVFAKAPAGGMLFSEGVELSVVMPLSWLPLIADYTRFADNAKKAAWGSWLGYFFGSCWMYLIGLAAAISTGKADPADIMLAANLGLAALGIIVLSTVTTTFMDAYSAGVSFINFRPGLNEKLVALVVTVVGTLLALVADIEQYEAFLLTIGSVFAPLFAIVLTDYFILKNRVINPQLLVNWGALTVWAVGVALYYWFLKLDLVLGATIPVMIVTGLLYRVASRYIDKWVYCKKAPNPCCG
- a CDS encoding L-lactate permease; translated protein: MDKGVVLTFANWLLAFLPIFVLLMTILLFKWGAPKSGAISWFVAVIIGIFAFGADTRLLALANSKGLSLSLYVLLIIWGAVFLYNMVEKIGAVKVIGDTMTKITEDRLLQCLLMAWCFASFMQGIAGFGVPVAVVAPIMVVMGFSPAVAAATCLVGHSWSISFGSMGSSYYTIQLVTKIPGEIIGPWMAVLFTVPIFATGFAVAHIYGGLSAVKRGAPAIIVTSVVMAFMCWLMNRIGAAQLATLIPALCGCGTIAAMARTGFYRSDLTVEELAHQNAPKSMGFHLAFAPYYILILLSILSQIKDIAKIFAPYTWGLDYPAIQTAFGFVVKAEKMYSRINVLTHPAPLLLAAAILGYLVFKSAGKWKPGAAIDALKSTFTQCVPTSIGIITMVMMALIMNDTGMTNLLAQGMAKATGILFPIFSPFIGVLGAFLTGSNTNSNVMFGALQVETAKVLGISTVIMAAVQSVGGSVGCSIAPSKVLIGTATVGLDGRESEVMYRTIPYCAVIALLVGINAWLFAYVFFRSLP
- a CDS encoding NAD-dependent epimerase/dehydratase family protein, translated to MRLLLVGGAGEIGRYLAEYYLRLGYEVVIYDRAANPQMTRAGITLIKGELENKDLLQNIVPGCDVVVHLAWSFADTAAVLFRSDLGGHINLLEVAATARVRHFIYASTAAVYGSPRTEPVTEDHPCLVQLARKPLYALAKFTAEQLCHIYSAEKGLPVTILRFWWAFGETIGGKHLRNIVRAAANNEPIQLVPGSGGCFVTMEDLAEAIMLAVRNGTASSEVFNIGSLFLSWSEIAAMIIAITGSRSPLVEVAGSEWSGPAFLQERWVLSWAKATHALGYHPRRTEAAMRDMLQQALVRCCREVTGTFNP
- a CDS encoding oxalate oxidoreductase subunit beta — protein: MAVAETIKSIAQAPAEEYYLPGHRTCAGCGPALAYRLIAKAAGKNTIFIGPTGCMYVANTSYACGPWAVPWTHAQITNGGAVASGIEAAFKMMIKKGKIKDEFPNIIVMAGDGGAIDIGLQAASAMMYRGHDVLFIMYDNESYANTGIQTSPSTPYGATTMFTPAGPEIPEAKKFFPKDPMAIFCGGGHPEVKYGATASVAYPVDLMNKVRKGLAYEGPAFLHVQCPCPKGWTFPADKTVEIGKLAVETGMWFIYEIENGVKKFNIMPKKLKPVEEYLQAQGRFSHLQPEHVAKLQEWVNAKAQFLGAEVTLPPVK